The following proteins are co-located in the Triticum aestivum cultivar Chinese Spring chromosome 1A, IWGSC CS RefSeq v2.1, whole genome shotgun sequence genome:
- the LOC123098398 gene encoding tryptamine hydroxycinnamoyltransferase 2, whose product MAVTVEITQSTVLEPSRESARGGGKKVPLTVFDRASTDGYIPAVFAWNAPAPTNEALKAGLVAAVARFPHLARRFAADDHDRKCFHLNDAGVLVLEATADADLADALAHDVSAHINELYPKAEKERANEPIFQAQLTRYACGGLVIGTACHHQVADGQSMSVFYTAWASAVRTDSAVLTSPFVDRSATVVPRSPPTPAYDHRNIEFKGELSRSHSYGVLPMDRIKNLAVHFPDEFVADLKARVGTRCSTFQCLLAHAWKKMTAARDLAPDDFTQVRVAVNCRGRAKPPVPMDFFGNMVLWAFPRMQVRDLLSSSYPAVVAAIRDAVALVDDEYIQSFIDFGEAERGVIEDGGEELASTAATPGTMFCPDLEVDSWLGFRFHDLDFGCGPPCAFLPPDLPIEGIMIFVPSCDPKGGVDLFMALDDQHVQAFKQICHSMD is encoded by the exons ATGGCAGTGACGGTGGAAATCACGCAGAGCACGGTGCTCGAGCCCTCACGGGAGTCGGCCCGCGGCGGCGGGAAGAAGGTCCCTCTCACCGTCTTCGACCGCGCCTCCACCGACGGGTACATCCCGGCAGTCTTCGCGTGGAACGCGCCCGCGCCGACCAACGAGGCGCTCAAGGccggcctcgtcgccgccgtggccaggttCCCGCACCTTGCCAGGAGGTTCGCTGCCGACGACCACGACCGGAAGTGCTTCCATCTCAACGACGCCGGGGTGCTTGTTCTTGAGGCCACCGCGGACGCAGACCTTGCCGACGCGCTGGCGCACGACGTGTCCGCGCACATCAACGAGCTCTACCCGAAGGCCGAAAAG GAACGTGCGAATGAGCCCATCTTCCAGGCGCAGCTGACGAGGTACGCGTGCGGCGGTCTGGTGATCGGCACCGCCTGCCATCACCAGGTGGCCGACGGTCAGTCCATGAGCGTCTTCTACACCGCATGGGCCAGCGCCGTCCGCACCGACTCCGCAGTCCTCACGTCGCCGTTCGTCGATCGCTCGGCCACCGTTGTCCCACGAAGCCCACCGACGCCGGCGTATGATCACCGGAATATCGAGTTCAAGGGCGAGCTAAGCCGGAGCCACTCCTATGGTGTCCTCCCCATGGACAGGATCAAGAACCTGGCCGTGCACTTCCCGGACGAATTCGTCGCCGACCTCAAGGCCCGCGTGGGCACGCGCTGCAGCACGTTTCAGTGCCTCCTTGCGCACGCGTGGAAGAAGATGACGGCGGCGCGAGACCTGGCGCCGGACGATTTCACGCAGGTGAGGGTCGCCGTCAACTGCCGCGGCCGCGCAAAGCCTCCCGTGCCCATGGACTTCTTCGGGAACATGGTGCTCTGGGCGTTCCCGAGGATGCAGGTCCGGGACCTCCTGTCCAGCAGCTACCCGGCCGTGGTCGCCGCCATCCGGGACGCCGTCGCGCTCGTCGACGACGAGTACATCCAGTCGTTTATCGACTTCGGGGAGGCGGAGCGCGGCGTTATTGaagacggcggcgaggagctggcGTCGACGGCAGCGACGCCAGGGACAATGTTTTGCCCTGACCTGGAGGTTGACAGCTGGCTCGGGTTCCGCTTCCACGACCTCGACTTTGGGTGCGGGCCGCCCTGCGCCTTCCTACCGCCGGACCTGCCCATCGAAGGGATAATGATCTTCGTGCCGTCGTGCGACCCCAAGGGCGGTGTCGACCTCTTCATGGCGCTTGATGACCAGCACGTCCAGGCCTTCAAGCAGATATGCCACTCCATGGACTAA